A portion of the Harpia harpyja isolate bHarHar1 chromosome 15, bHarHar1 primary haplotype, whole genome shotgun sequence genome contains these proteins:
- the RHOB gene encoding rho-related GTP-binding protein RhoB, with translation MAAIRKKLVVVGDGACGKTCLLIVFSKDEFPEVYVPTVFENYVADIEVDGKQVELALWDTAGQEDYDRLRPLSYPDTDVILMCFSVDSPDSLENIPEKWVPEVKHFCPNVPIILVANKKDLRNDEHVRNELARMKQEPVRTEDGRAMAIRIQAYDYLECSAKTKEGVREVFETATRAALQKRYGTQNGCINCCKVL, from the coding sequence ATGGCCGCCATCCGCAAGaagctggtggtggtgggggacGGTGCCTGCGGTAAGACTTGCCTCCTCATCGTCTTCAGCAAGGATGAGTTCCCCGAGGTCTACGTGCCCACCGTCTTCGAGAACTACGTGGCCGACATCGAGGTGGATGGCAAGCAGGTGGAGCTGGCCCTGTGGGACACGGCTGGCCAGGAGGACTACGACCGCCTGCGGCCCCTTTCCTACCCAGACACCGACGTGATCCTCATGTGCTTCTCTGTGGACAGCCCGGACTCGCTGGAGAACATCCCGGAGAAGTGGGTGCCCGAAGTCAAGCACTTCTGCCCCAACGTCCCCATCATCCTGGTGGCCAACAAGAAAGACCTGCGCAACGACGAGCACGTGCGCAACGAGCTGGCCCGCATGAAGCAGGAGCCGGTGCGCACCGAGGATGGCCGTGCCATGGCCATTCGCATCCAGGCCTACGACTACCTGGAGTGCTCGGCCAAGACCAAGGAAGGCGTCCGGGAGGTCTTCGAGACCGCCACCCGGGCAGCCTTGCAGAAGCGCTACGGCACCCAGAACGGCTGCATCAACTGCTGCAAAGTCCTATAG